catatacaagTGAGGAATCTTCTACTTTGCcttctaaattaaattttccaaacaagAAAATTTATATATGGTGGCTGGTCACTCTAATAGGAATGTTGAAGGATTTTGTAAATGGATAGTAAATAGAAAACAACGAGCACACTGGGTTTCACATGTCCAACAGTGCCAAATCATCTTCATGAAATTGGGAAAATCTCCAAACAAATGTAAATGAGTTTCACAATAATTGCCTAACACAAATGAGGGTCAATGTTGGATTGACTAGACTAATTAATAATCAATTTCTTTATTCCAACTCCGTTGTAAAACGACTACCAGTTCCAAGTTCTACATCAGCATTAACGTTGAAAACAGTATTGTTCTATACATTTTGTGTATTTTGAACTTTTACAACCAAGTGAAATAATCACGGCTATTATCTCTTATAAGCAACTGTAAAAATTAAATGTtgaattgtagaaaaagaaactTGCTTTGCTTAATAGGAAGAACGTGGTACTTCAACCCGGTAAGATCTCACCACGCAGCAAGGGTGattcaaaaagaaatttttgCTCATCTCCTTTATTTACCAGACTTCACCCCAaccgatttatttatttaacacaTCGCTCACCATAGCTAACAATAGCATTGACGAGCTCAAATGATTTTTGTATAGTGGTAACTTGTGGTTGTGTGAAACAACAGACATGGCAAACTgctttagatggagcgatggattggACCAGGACGCCAAGACCTTGGTACAAAATCGTGAACCAGacatccttactaaggcaggcctagactggatatcggttgttgccccattgatgatgatcatccgCCGAAAGACAAATCCATCGATAGCGcatattacatgatatggatcAATGGGTGCAGAAAGTAGAAAAAACAATCTTCAAGACAGATGAAAAACTGCTATTTCACTAAAACAGTATACTGCTCTACAAACTGAATGAATTCTACTTCCAAATGCCTCTACTTGTCAGATCTGATTCCCAACGACTATTTGtagatttcaaaaaaaaactccgGGGAAAGAGATTTGGCTCCGATGAAAAAATTATTGCAGAAACTGAAGCCTATTTTCAGAGGAAAACAAACCGTTCTACAAGGAAGCGTCCTGTCACCACtccacttgtttttgttatggacaccgtcacacgggacatccaacatccagcgccctatacactgctttataatagcaaaaatgatctcgagcaacttgtccaaaaatggaatgatcgcctcatgcaacacggtttcagattgaatctgaataaaactgaatttttttcgaccggttcccatgaaacaggcctcGCAACTATATTCAgataaggcatttgatagagccaaatggcgaagccgatcacgacgagccgaccccgcttgtgaacgggataaaggctgaagaaaaagaagaaatcttATAAAATAATTGGTCAGTAATGAATACCCTATatatatgaataataataatcgttggcgcgacaatccaattggatcagggtcttgaagtgtgttagagcacttcattcgagaccgtaacgtCAAACtaaaggattacagtaccctgtaggaggcaatgtgcgctctctcgtgattattaccctgatttgaatccaGTTATTCATTCACAacagagtcgactggtatccgacgtcaactcGCGTTGCAAATCTTCacagccaccagtgagatttgaatcgcgactttccgtacgacagcctagtgctcttttcactgagctatccggaatagttgaataaaatttcataagtttttcatttcttaccGAGGGTCTGACCTACCAGCAAAATATGTATTAATATTTTCACCTATCTGCAAATTAATTGTTCACCATTTTATACCCATGCAATTACCAGAGATTGCTTGAAAGCATTATATTAGGCAAAAGATATGGCGGAGACATTGCATGAATGCATCATATCATCATATTttaacttgaccaaattattcAAATCGCACGATGTTGCATCCTAGCGAAGTAAATTCGAGACAATAGTgcctttaaacttttttttattattttcagataCTATATTTCGGAAAATCCAACCTACACATTGATTGAGTAAAAAATAATACTTTCTTTTTCAACCAAAGAAGGGAATATTTTACTCATCAACCTTGGGAGCAAATAATGGAAAGTATCAATTAAACattgtttttattgaattcacGAACGAAACGAATTCACAACCAAATTCTTGAGGATTCAAGACAATGGTGTGTTTAAAGATATTCGGTACGGCATTGTTACTGCTAATTAAGCAAATGTTTCCGACTTTGTTAATCCTTCCAACGGAAAGAGAATATTCGTAACTAGAAGATTCTGAATTTACACTAAGCAATACTGAATATAATAGGATCCCTTATTGTTCGGACCGATTTacgttttcttcttttcatagTTGCAAATTTAGTTTATAATTTTTCACAGCCTTGTATCATTGTAATGGAATTTCAAATCATAttctaataaaattgaaaaatttggtgaATGAGAGAAACAACCTACATTGCTTCCATTTTGAATGAAGGCTCAGTCGGAGATAGTGTTAtagttgatatcatatttgactGTGGGGAATTATTTGAATCCTGTGACACACTAGGGCATTCCTCGGCCGGCGAAGATGCGACTGAAACTACTGATGATGTTGAAACATTCGTATTGCTTACACTTCCTAGATTTAAACCATGGTTATGGTTACTATTTTGATCGTCATTGTTGGACGGAGGCGGCGGTGAGTCCAGCGGTGATGATTGGATTGCTGGTGAGTTTAAGTTTTCACTTTGGCTGCGACTTGTTGGACTATTGCTCATGATTGGTGTTATTTGTAAACTAGATGGTGCTTGAAAGTTATTCAATTGTGACGAGCTCTGCGATGGTATAGAGTTCAGCATTGGTGTAATGTTAGAGAGATGCATCAAATTGTTTTGTGAAAAGACGTTCTGCATCATATTTTGGATCACAGCCGCGTTGTTGGCTTGTTGTATACTGTTTGAATGATGGTGTAGTTGGTGATTTGATACATTCGACATTTGCTGGTGTGGTAAGTGAATGTGATGTGGGTGCTGGGCATTTTGTGAGGCCATTCTCATTGCATTACCACCGATACTTGAGCAATTATTGTTATTCAATCCAAGTCCCGGGGGCGTTACCATTTGATTTGCCAAATCATTAGTATGAGGTCCTTTAATGTGAGGCGGATGGTTATGAATACCAGTTGCAGATATTACACGTCCCTGATGTGTTATACACCTCGCTCGGCACATTGATATTCGATATGACTTGCAAAGCCAATACGTTTTCATTCCTTGCTGTGTCGCCACTGTATTGTTTCTGTTGAAGATACAGTTTCCATGCAGTAGAGATGTCGACGATAGCATTGTTATAGCGCTACCAGCTGCAATCatgagtttttttttggaaaaaaagagaaattcAAAATGTATATTGTCCTGATCGTActtttttctacattttttaACATTCAGCTTTaggaataaataaatttacggATGTGCAAAAAATCTAAAACGTGTTTTcacaaaataaattataaatttgtaCATCATATCGACAGAATTTGAAAGTTAGTTGAATTAAAAAGTGTTTGAAATTAAATAAGCAGATGCTCAAAACAGCTAACTATCGTTAAGgtgtttaaaaaatatatttacagaAAAATAAGAAGCGGTTAAAATTATGTTGCTAAAGCAAAGACTGCAGAACATCATTTGGTTAATTTGAAGTTATCCTTTCCATAGCAGACTGAGACAGTATGAAATAAAATTAGCATGTTGAACTAGCCTGAAGGAATCTAGCTTCAATTTGTAAAATATCAATACTGAGTTAATGGCGAGGAGCTGTGCTCATCAATTGGTAGCGATGAGATCATAAGTGTATTGGTGCTCACGCTCTTCTCAGCATAGTAGTGAGGCagcctctgatgagttgcctcgcCTGTCCTCTTTTTGTATCATAAATGTTTACTGTTCAATAGAAAACTTCAGTACTAAGAATATTGAAAACTTATCAAATTCAGGGACCGAACATATTTATAAAGTGGACTATTTGTTcaagaaaaattagaaattacaTGATCTGAGTGTGCAGGTAAAATTAAAGGGTTTGGGAATTAAAGATTTTGTTTAATTAGAAAATAAGGACAaccttttttatttattttcaaactaTCTATTATCATGAAGAATTCGGTTTGAGGAAAAACTCCTATAATTTTTCTTTACTAGTAGGATCTAAAGTAAAGGATTATTTTTAAACACAAACACAAACAAAGACAAGATTATTTCCTCTGTGAAAAGACAAAATACCTACGGTTGGGTGGAATTCTCAAAAGATCCATTTTCATTGATTGGGTGAAGCAGAAGCAAGTAAAGATATCAGAATCAGAATTGTTGAATGGAatcttattaaaaaaaacattctGTCATATACAGCTACGCTTTACAGACTGTTTTGATGTGAAAAGAAGTGCAAATAACATCCTCCATCCTGGGTAGCATTATTTCGACCAACCGGAAACATTTAGAATTGCCGCTTCTAGAAGTAGAGAGCCCCTTCAAATGAAAATCAATTGTCTGCAGAGATTCCTATATTGTCGGTTTTAGGTTAGGCCAGATTCGGCCTTTTATTTATAGGCAAATGACACCCTTTATTAATCTTCTTCTTAAAAGCTAATAAACCGATCGGTGAGGATCTTTTTGCGCTTTATTTAGCATAAGTTACTGAAAAAATTGaccattttttatgaaattcaataAGAGTGTTTGTAGAGTAGTAAACACTccctatttttaactttttctttttcttgtctGTTCTTGAAAATGTCAATGTAACAAAACTTTGCTAAATGGCTCGAAAGGAGCTGTATTGAAATCATTTTCCTCGGACAAATGTACATGACCGTAACAAACCTTAACTTTATGGTAAAGCGATTTTTCTATTGGGGTTTGAAGAAATACCTTTCCTTTTGTTTTGAACGAATAGTCGAACGATGCTTTTCTATGATTTCGGCAAACTCGACCAACATGGAGAATCTGCCATTTAAGATGTACACATCGAAAAACGAAATGCATCACGTACACTTTGAACTGAGAATCAATGCTTTCACCACCTTAACTTTTCATAAAGGTGATATTGATGATATTCATATCAAAATATCCAGAATTGCTTATAGAATTTTCCTCAAGTTGAAAAGCaaactattaatttttttaaaatttttgaattttgaccTTGCTTTGAAGAAAGTAGGGCGGGTGAATTCATACTATAACAGCTCAAGTGCGGGACAACCACAATTATGGAGAGAAGACTAGCTCAAGAAACAATACTGAAAttattcttgaaaaaaaaattaactagaATGATGGTAACAACGCAGTACTTATCAAAACGGACTTTTCGTCAAAGTTCACACCtaagttttgaaaataattcccATTTAACAGAAGTAGACTACAATAATTATATTCAAAAGAATAGGAAAACGGTTATTCGACGCCAatctggaaaatatttattaattggaCACCACTGTATCAAATTACTTAGCTTGGAGTGGCAGAATTAATAATTTTCATCCAGTGACATATAGTAAGCTGGATAAATGAGAACTGAAAAGAGGGGAGGGAAGGGAGGAAATCAATAAAAGAGAGCTTAGAACTCTGCCCTGGAAAAATAGAAGCGAGATTGTAAATCAATGAAATAGACTCGGCAAGATTTACATGCAATCACTTATTTTTGGAGATTTATgaatgcaaatgcatacaaaaggCAATAAAGATGTAGGGACATTAGAAAACGTAGAGACATATCAATCTGCACAGCAAACGCCCTTATTTCGCAGTTGAATCTTGgattgcagaagaaaaagccaTGTTTGAACGTGCGGAATACAGTTGATgggttgttaattttttttctgcctTGGAACCAAATTTCTAGATACTGATGGTTCTTTCTCTGTTTCTTTATTGAGAAATGTCAATCCACATCTTATTTAGTATCTTATATGGATAATTGTGATTAACACAACTTAGCTTCTGATGTTATTTTTCAACTGAACCCGACCTTTTGGAATGACTAGATATATACATATGATAGGGCGTAAGGTATCTTTTTGATAACGCTGAAGTTCTCAATTCTCGAAATGTTCTCACTCGAAAATTGTGAAAGTTTTCAGGAAGAGATACACAAGGAAATCTATTGCATTAAACTATTATAAAACAACTATCTTCTCGGCAAATGACCTTATACTTGATACTCTCATTTATTTTCTATTGATAAAACACTAAAAATTTAATACTAATGATCTCAAATCTGTAGAAATAAATAGATGCTTAGATTATAACAAGTCAGTTGGCTGTTAGTAAAGTAACGCTGCTTATGCAACAACACCATATCAACTAAGGAAAAATCAACAACacgatattttgaatttttcaacatCATCTTGAACATAGAGATAAACCTTTAGATTTAGGTTTCCCAATCGAAATCATTTCACATGTTCACTTCGTTGTAAAATCTTTTATTTTCGAAACATCTAGAGATCTATCAAagagaagcaacaattcaaccttTTGACTTTTATATGGAGAACATACATACATCGTATGAACATGTGTTGATCACACAAATGGCCTTATAAGTACATAAAACGAAAAATAATAAGACATCTAAAGAAGAATGCTGACATCAGAAAACACTGGGAGAATTGTTATTCTAGAAGAGCGTGTTGTGAATGTTTGTTAATATAAAAGTATAAAATCATATTTACGTGTAGTGCAAATAGATAACAGCGTATAAATTCAAAGAAATAAAACATAACAAAAATGGTTAATTTTTTCTGAAAACAAGAGATAATAATATTGAAGTTTGAAAAAGTCGTTATTGCTTAAAACGAAAAATCATTAGAAAATGTAAACTGATTGATAAAAATAGCACACTCTACTACTACTCTATGGATTAGACTCGTGTTAATATAACTTTTGAAGATAATATGCATGACTATAATGCGTGAAGCGTGATCAGAGAACAGGAAGCAATGAAGCAAAGAGATCTTTGAAATGTTATATTCTGTTAGAAGTAATGCTACTGACAAAAGGcgttattttgtaaatttagcaAATGATAAAATGTTATAATACGCTTTAAACTAATTCGAAGATCTCTTTCTAAATATACACTTTACAATATGTACTGATATCCTTGGACTTACCTGGAGGTATATCCATGTGGTTTCCAGCGCCCTTTGGATAGTCATTACTCATATGGAGCTCATTTGGATATTCGACTGAAGATTTCTGATACAAATTATAATCAAAGTTGAATGGAGGTGGTATACAATTTCTGCTCGAACCAGGGCTTGAGGGCATTTCCCCACTCAGCTCTCGTTTCACATTATTTAAATCGAACTTGGGTTCGATCATGGAGATTTGTGGTATTGGAGGCATAAAAACTTCATCCGAGCTCATGTGGTCCATTGAATCGCTGCTGTTCATCGTATCATTATCACCATACTCAGAATTACGCTTATATGGACGTTTCCCGTACAAAGAAATTGGATCCGAGCTGCCATATTCGTTTATCCTTTTGGATGCATTtgctgaagatgatgatgaagctgATGATGCATTTGCTCCGGCACCCATTGACGTTGACTGGTTTTCCGATAACACTTTGTTCATCGAATATATTGAtgagtttatttttgtttcgatTACATTTCCACCactttgttggttttcattgcCACTTCCTGAAGCTGAACTGTGATGACTGCTGCCACTGTTATTCCCACTGTTACTTCCACTGCCACTTTTACTTGCATTATTGTTTGGTGTATGACTAGGAGATTTCTGAGATGTTGATGTCGccagacctttaatttggaGAGTTTGTGCAATTTTCATGAACGAAGATAATTCAGTGTGTTTAACATTAACAACGCCTTGGTACATGAATTGAAGAAGTTCAGACATAACACTGTAGCCAACATCCTTGAGTACAActgaaatttaaagaaaaagaaaagaactttGAAATTGATTTCAAATTATTCTGTAATATATAATTAATATTTGGAAGTGTAGGCAATAGCATATAAATGGCTAGGTAGAGAATTTACCCAACGGATGGAGATATTCATGCCAAATCTGCATATCAATTGCGAATAAATATTAATCGGGAAGTAGTAGCACCTTTATATGATAAATTGGTTGCTGATTCTCCTTACACCAACGCttgctagatatataaattgatcaatgccCTGAAGAATCGTGGCTTTGatcgtgtttatctttagtctggCTCTACTAGATTCCTTCGAACTCAAGCGCCATTCGGCTATGCTTCATAGCTCGGTAAAAGAAAACACGGATGTAATCAACCATCAGTCATGCTCCCCATGTTCCCTGGACAACGTGGCacgaaaaacgtcaccgataacaagaagggaGTATTATTGGCGAACGAATGCACTTTTATCGGACAACTTTGATCCCAAATTTTAACttgatgcagcacgtgatataTGCCGCCTTGATATTAGCCATTAGCTTATCCGGAATCTCATCAAGCTTAAGCCGGACTCGCTGGTCACAAATCTGAAATATGTTTAGTTGAAAGTGTTAAGCTTTATGAAAGATGTAGAGCTTCAATATTACTATTAAAACTGAACCCACAATTCCTTGGGTTTACATTCTCATTGTGAAGGGTGGTCCATATATAGCTAGGGAAAATTTAACTTCTCCTAACTTGATAGGTGTGGATCTGCATGGCGAGATTTAGAGGTATGGCAGAAATTAGCTTCAATATAagaaataaagtaaattttcaGTATATTGTTCTGGCGGCATCAAATGCTTTAAGCAAAATTTCCATGAGCCACCCTAAACTCTCAAAAATGCAGTAGATACTGTCATTAAAACATATAATATGAACCATGCAAACTGTTTGCGCCTACTTCATCTTCAAGGAAGGACAATATGCCACAAAGCACTTACTAGGGCATTACTTATTTGTTCTCTTAAAGTAGTAAGTACTATCGATATTTTGATAAAATGTAGTGCTAACCTACAATCTATTTTAGAATCTCTATATATGGTGGCCATAGACGCTATTGTATGGCATAGGTTGCCATTAAGTGAAGCGAAACGCTACAAACTCATGATATTGTACCATTCAAGAAAATGGCTTCCGTCTATcagaaataaggttttgttttccatagCATTTTAAGAATAATCAGCCTCGACAACTAAGGGGATACAACTAAGCATTAAGCATTGCTGCCGCCAAGTACCCAAATGCCATCAATATCACCTAAGATTTGTTATAATTCAAATTTACTACTGAAATAAATGCTAGTCGAAACTAACTTGCAATCATCTACTTCTCATTTAAGACTATGAGGcaaattcaataaaatgaaaagttttgaagaatatatattttattcccGAGATTTTATTACTAAAAATGACTATTGATAATTATTTGATCATATCAGATTGCAGATATGGACGCTTGCTCAAACTGTTTACCCTACGTAATCGATCTTTTAAAATGAGAACACCCGAAAACCTCCTATGATATATGAGTACGATTTCACTATCTCAAACtaaattttaaatgttttaTGGTCTTAAGATATCTGTGCACTGTATCTAGTcataaatttatcaaaaatactCATATATGAAATTTCTTTCAATGTTTCTGCTCCCGTACGGTTGGTTTAAAAACTTTAACCTTAAGATAAAGACTTAAACAATCGTTAGATAAAAATCCAATATCTATGGCAAATGaaccattttatttaaaaaaaaagtttgtgaATTAGTAGTATCATAAATTATCGACTTATTTCTAATGTTCGGCGCTTTTGAGAATTGTTACTGGGTGAAACTCAATCAAGtttagaaaatataatttgcCGAAATGAAATGGGGGAACCAACGAAGATGCATATCATTATGATTATATAAGTATCCTCTTAAATTAAAGATAAGGTGAAGTAGATAAATTTCTTCAATTTGTGTTATatgcaaaaatattttacaGAAAAAGTAAAGTGTAAATCATAGATAGCAATAAAAATGTGGAAAGTTCTCGAACTAACAGCTTTTTGGAGATACATTAAAGCAAGACTCAAActgaacgactttgcaattcGCCTCACAAAAAGTACATTAAATCAGAACAATCGTAGCAGGAGAATAATTCAGACTAATTTTAGTTCCAAAAAGTTATGTATGCTTTTCACGTTTCCCTTTCTTCGCTATTGTCTAACGGatttaaaattataatagataTTTTTTTGAAGGGGGAGTGGTATGTTACATGACTCAAACTGTGTAACTAATATTTAAATCCAAGTCCAAAGTGAGTGACAAAACGTCGTCGATTCGTTGATGGAAGATGAGCATCTTATTCATTCAAAATTCCTTAATctagtttttcatttttatagatATGAAAACGACTAGTGGATAAAATAAATGACTATTCGGTTCCTAAGCAGATAAGCTTGAATAAACTGGAAGGCTGCGCCTGAAATGTATTGTGAGGGAGAACCAGCACCTCTCTTCAACCCTCATACTTACCACCCAAGCTGCAAAAATATAAAGCGAAAACGGCTTTTTGCTTTCTATCAGGTCAGGCGCtgcacctctgccttgggaacagcgtgaccgaagtcgTTCGCAGATGTTAAACGCTCCATTATATAATTCACAAAATACGACATGACTgtaaattatattgagcgtaaatccgtcaATACTTTGGGCCAAGGCTTGGGCAGAGTTGAAATATGTTCGACCCACAAACAGTGAAACGATGTTAATAGTGACTTTATCTTTGACAAGTTTCGTACAACTTTTTATCCTCTCAATTATTGTCTTCATTCATGTGCGCATACATGAGTTCATAATTcacttaaaataaaaacaagtcggaataccggaagctgatgcttcaggtataaaggttttgtgctcagcttatgtgaaaaactttctgcgcacatttttccattcgtatatggctaaacacccaaaatattcctccatatttttttcaaactagaagatatacgtacatattacagacgtagatattatgctcaccataAACAGACAAcccattaccgaatactatatttatacatgcatgtatataaattgatcgtacacatatttctgatttacttcgtgcacaaagcatagatatgtatgtacatatacagtacgtatatgGAACACCGTTGTTTTAATCTACAAATGTATCTATCAGAATTGGacgctaccccaaagcttcattaacatatgcatataactATATACATATCTCTGTCTCGAGTAatagatattgatatataaatgatcaaaaaacttaaatgtttccctgcgacctccccCCCATTCATATGACCTTTCTTTGTTGtgctattgacgaattgatatgttataatgacgtcatgcacgttttagaatgcacgaaattcacataaaatataaaagtttcaccttctataactttgttaataataattggatttctttcaaatttcccAAAATTATGCCTTACGTTACCCCTTACGCTTGTGCacttgtacttctgggatgaatttaagagagATTTccgactaaatttctaaaatatgctaatgtattattattaactttatttgtgcacatttcggaacgggatgtattttgaggcctagatttcgtttagatacatcacggtgattttcagatttttcggttaggtgggttctgagaacgagatctgttacactttttggagatCATAATTTGACCCTTCACTTCATTgcatttcacccgatatcaaatatggaaaagtactaaatgagcactttcatttgataccccacacgaccgtattttttgaacaaaaattgcACTACCCTTTCGCAAAATGACgctacttgctatatgtaaagggattcacagactacacgttctcaccaaatttcgtggttatcggtgtagccgtttccgaataaataaagtgtaacagacagatatcgactcgcttctaataaggatttgtttcacGCAAAAGCTTAAAAACAGCAGGTAACAGAAATATCTATACGTAAAAATAGAAATTACAACAACTTCTTAAGTGTTTAAGTCAAATTTTAGAATAAAAGGATTTAAATCTATAGAATAGAACACAAACAGAAATTAATCGTTAAATTCGATTATTCAGTCATCAAATGCTGGGGTACATCATAAACGGAGAGATATTCATGGCAACAATTCTTTACGatatcaaatttattttcagCACTGAAGGAAATATTGAATCGACGGAGAACGGTCTATTCTGTTAAAAATTAGAACAATACACCGAACATATATTTTACATATTCAAAAAATGAATCTAATTGAGGTTGATGAAATACAAATGAGACAACATATATTTTTCGACAATGAAAGTATAAGTTTGGACTAACCCGCACAAAACATTGATTTTATAATTGTCGATTCTTTATTTATCTCATATTCAAAAATGCAGATCTCTCcgaatgcagcaattatacaggAATTACGTTGTTGAATATTGACTATTAGACATTCTTCGATATTCTGTCTAACAGACCAACTCATTAAACCCACAACATCAACGACAAATACCAACCAGGCTTCTCCCCCGGAAAATCAATATCCGATCAGATATTCTCCATGCGGTAGGGTAAGTAAAAGCTTCTGGATACAATTACAAATTTTACCACGTTTTCAACCACTTCAAGGCTACCTAATAACGTTGCCAGCGTAAAACTTCACACGGCCACAAGAGAAATGAACGTCCTAACATAATTGTTTACGATGATCAGGCTCACCACGAATAATGTAGGGGCACATATTAAAGTAGTCAGATTGCTGCCAGCCGCATTCAATATTTCCAACGAGCAGCTATAGGGAGATGTACCATTGTGTGTCCTTTTTAATCTGACATTGGAAAAAGTGATGCGAAATTCAAAAGTGAGCATGAGTGTTGTTATCCTCATTAAGTCGAGCCAATTGTTTTCGTCCAGTTTGCGTAGGCAACACATCAACCATATTCATGGTGACGGCATCGCATCAAGAACAGCGACGCTGGTCAATTACGGTTAGGAAAACGCAACTTCGAAGATATTAAATCATTTCTCTATTTGGCATCAAAAACTATAGCCCGAAACAACATGAACGAGGAAATCTGCACACaactgttggcagccaaaagagcctatttcggtCTATCAAAATCCTTCCGCTTTCCATAAAGTCAAAAACCTTATTATACAAGACCACGATCTTACCAGTCTCCATGAAAAGGTGTAGCCTATTCTTCGTGAATGATTAAAAGCA
The window above is part of the Hermetia illucens chromosome 3, iHerIll2.2.curated.20191125, whole genome shotgun sequence genome. Proteins encoded here:
- the LOC119653242 gene encoding uncharacterized protein DDB_G0283357 isoform X2; the protein is MDDEFALCWNNFQDNIAAGFQNLYDRGDLVDVTLACDGKLLQAHKIVLAICSPYFQEMFITNPCKHPIIVLKDVGYSVMSELLQFMYQGVVNVKHTELSSFMKIAQTLQIKGLATSTSQKSPSHTPNNNASKSGSGSNSGNNSGSSHHSSASGSGNENQQSGGNVIETKINSSIYSMNKVLSENQSTSMGAGANASSASSSSSANASKRINEYGSSDPISLYGKRPYKRNSEYGDNDTMNSSDSMDHMSSDEVFMPPIPQISMIEPKFDLNNVKRELSGEMPSSPGSSRNCIPPPFNFDYNLYQKSSVEYPNELHMSNDYPKGAGNHMDIPPAGSAITMLSSTSLLHGNCIFNRNNTVATQQGMKTYWLCKSYRISMCRARCITHQGRVISATGIHNHPPHIKGPHTNDLANQMVTPPGLGLNNNNCSSIGGNAMRMASQNAQHPHHIHLPHQQMSNVSNHQLHHHSNSIQQANNAAVIQNMMQNVFSQNNLMHLSNITPMLNSIPSQSSSQLNNFQAPSSLQITPIMSNSPTSRSQSENLNSPAIQSSPLDSPPPPSNNDDQNSNHNHGLNLGSVSNTNVSTSSVVSVASSPAEECPSVSQDSNNSPQSNMISTITLSPTEPSFKMEAM
- the LOC119653242 gene encoding uncharacterized protein DDB_G0283357 isoform X1, which encodes MDDEFALCWNNFQDNIAAGFQNLYDRGDLVDVTLACDGKLLQAHKIVLAICSPYFQEMFITNPCKHPIIVLKDVGYSVMSELLQFMYQGVVNVKHTELSSFMKIAQTLQIKGLATSTSQKSPSHTPNNNASKSGSGSNSGNNSGSSHHSSASGSGNENQQSGGNVIETKINSSIYSMNKVLSENQSTSMGAGANASSASSSSSANASKRINEYGSSDPISLYGKRPYKRNSEYGDNDTMNSSDSMDHMSSDEVFMPPIPQISMIEPKFDLNNVKRELSGEMPSSPGSSRNCIPPPFNFDYNLYQKSSVEYPNELHMSNDYPKGAGNHMDIPPAGSAITMLSSTSLLHGNCIFNRNNTVATQQGMKTYWLCKSYRISMCRARCITHQGRVISATGIHNHPPHIKGPHTNDLANQMVTPPGLGLNNNNCSSIGGNAMRMASQNAQHPHHIHLPHQQMSNVSNHQLHHHSNSIQQANNAAVIQNMMQNVFSQNNLMHLSNITPMLNSIPSQSSSQLNNFQAPSSLQITPIMSNSPTSRSQSENLNSPAIQSSPLDSPPPPSNNDDQNSNHNHGLNLGSVSNTNVSTSSVVSVASSPAEECPSVSQDSNNSPQSNMISTITLSPTEPSFKMEAMPNQKKKQKGKCLTS